TGTTAAAGATCACAGAAGATGTCAAATGTGTTATCAGCTTCATGACCAAAACTCCATTCTTACCACATTTCGATTTAATGAACACACATTGCAATCTATTTTTAAGCAAGGTAGAGTCATTACTAATCAAACACCTCCCATATAGTTACCTAAAGCACAATTTTCCTAACCTGCGTGGAAGGCGTTTGAAGCCGTGGATGGAGAAAGTTTgcctcccacgcagactttCTAGGGAATTCGTCACAATTTCCTGCCCTACCAGGAACGCGTGACAAAGCCCTAAGTAAGTCTGCGTAGGAAGCAAGAGGAAGGTGAATGTTGCGTGCGTGAACGAACGGCTCACGAGAGAGGGAGACGTAGGCTACAATTTTCCTACCTTTTTAACTGAAATGATGCTCATTTTAGTCAAATCCTCTCCAACACCAAAATAGTCTCCTTCACCCAGGCGAGCTATCACTAAAAAGTACTTTTTGACTTGATCATGGGTCTTCACATTGAACAGGGGGTCGATTTTGTTGTCTGCTCCCACGGGGGGGAGAATGAGTCTCTTTTTGCCCACAGCAGGTTCCCTCCTGACCAGAACCATCTCTCGCACAACATTGCATTGACCTGACCTTATGAAGAAAACGAACTCGCCGGGCGTACGCGTGTCTCGAAGAATCACCTGGTTTGGACAAGAAGAAGTAAAGGAAGTATTTTCGATGCTGCTAATTTTCATTCATTACAAGCTTTAAACAAAAATTGTAAAACAGACGTTTTATTGATAAATGGAAGCGTTTTAAATGTCCAAAATTGCATCCCAACCGGCGGTAATGCCTGTCCACAGCTCTGTGAGCATTTTTATTCAGTCTTGTGCCCTGAAACAAATGGTGGCCTTGGTCGAAAAGCGCCCGCATAAGCACTTGTGGGACTGTCTGGGGATGCACAGGGAACTCACAAcagtataaaaatatatttgctaAACAGAGGAGTGAACAAAGAGGGAAAGAGTTTGAAGTAACCTGATGTTTTGAGCTGTTTCTTCACTGATTTCGAGCAACCACAAACGCAAATCTCCAATGGCTACTTGACACGGCTCTAAAACAATACCCTGTTAGAGCCGACATTCTATCACTTCGTTTAAAAACcgaaaagaacaacaaaaaatccaAGGAATTATGCTCGGGTCAAGCCGGCAAAATACCACAATTAATTTAGAAGAAACAGAAGTCAAGCATCAGAAAGCTCAGTTAAATATCCGAGCTCAAGATGAGAttcgaactcacgaccctccgaaaTCTAAATCGGATGCTGTCTCTCTCTGAAATTGGGTGCAATTCAAAGTTCTTCCTTTCCCCCACCCCCTAAAAAATCCCATAAATGTTTTGATTCCAGCCTATCACTCTTTTCCTGAGTAAACTGTAGACATTCCAAGATTTCATTTCCCGATCGTGTGAATCAAAAGAAGATGGTAGGTGTGAATGACAACGGTAACTTTTTCAAACCGTTTCTTCACATCATTAGCCTTTTTTTAACAGGGGTTATAGATCTTATTCTACTGAGATAAAATATGTCATCACAAAAAACCTTCTAAGGATATGAATATataatatgtagatttagccGGGGCGGaaggcgaagctcccgttaatgaAAAAACATTGCAATAGAGAAATCCAATTAGAGTTGAGCCTCAGATCACTTGTCAGCGGTAAACTTGACAAAATCATGTAACCTTGATGGGTAGACAACTGAGCCCACGATACAGTATACTGCAATACTGGTCAGCGGAAGCCCtcttttgacagctgtcaattgaccacaacgTAGATGTGCAgaatcaggttgcaggctcccacactagcAAGAAATTATAACATTTCACACTGGTTTGCCTGTGGTACGGACTGACTGGCGGGTGGGTGGACGTACAGTCACgtcactaccaaaatttctttgATGGTTAGGTAACCAAATTTTCTAAGTTATGGGGCTCCTCTATAAAGAATCGCTTTAAAAGTAGACTATGAGTAGCAACGTTCGATATAACTTTGCTCTAAAGTTCAACGCAAAAAAGCAGTCTTTTTCAAGTAAGTACAATAATATGATCTTCGGCCATATCGAAGTTTTTCTTAATTATCAAAATGACCTCAAAACAAATGCCTGATATATTTTAGAGTTACAGGATACCTAAAAACGATGTTAGGACTTCGTGGATGCGGTAGTGTTTGTAATTTGGTAATTACATGTTTAAGCAAATCTCGCGTATAACGTATGAGAAATCGCTACCGCCTTGCtcacttttgtaaaaaaatagaaaattcgTCGGCCAATATATCAGCTTCGGAATATCCGATAAAAAAATACTAAACTCTTTAAAGTTTACTTTTCACTTGAAGATATCTCCAGTGGTACTGGTCCTTTAAATAAGGCGAGACTAAAATATGAAATCTACTTAATTCTTAATACTGGCCCAAAATAGCCGTGTGATTCTGGACGGATCTGCCTTGGTATAGAATTTGCTGGTCTGGTATTTCCCGCTTTCGATCCCACTCTGCCATACACCACGactttttaatttacaataacCAAAATGTCTTCCCAACGAGCCAAAAACTGTGTAGGTCAGACTGTCATTTCCCGATTACGGATATTTGCAGAGAAAACTCAGCACAAAAACAGCTGCAAAATTACGCCACCGCGAAAGAATCTTTTTGGCATGTCACAGTGTATATCAAAAGGTCCGCAAACTTCATATTTTAGTTGAATTTTAAACAGATCTGGGATTATTTTATGACTTTACGATAATTAGGAAAAAAAGTCAGCTATAAAGCATTTTTCCGAAATATCCTAAACATACTGAAACTTACACCTTTTTTAATAACTGAACTGAAATTCAAGAATGGGGGGAAGTTTTCACAGAATTTAATTCTCGTTTGCTCTCCTGTTTACTTATacattttatttaaatatattCATTTCCTCTGTCGATTTCTTGTCTAACTACTCCCTAATATGTAAATTTTTCCGTAATTTTTTTCGAATTATTTCTATTCAAACTTAGATCCTGGGATATTTTCATTGTTTCTGTAAAATGTGATTGTCACATTTACCTAAACCCACTACTTCATATTAACTTCATTGACGTTTGTACTGAATTGTGACAATTTTTGAGACAAAATGTCATTCTAAGTCAATATTGGGCGTGTGGTTGTGTTTGACCATCTGAAGACAAGTCAGAACATGTGGGGATCGCCATTATTTAACGAATTcattacatttttatttaaaaagatCAAACTAGGATAATTAACTTGCGTCTCCAGTTTAAAACACATCTTTCGGTccttttaagactttttttttgtttttcataaatcATTTCCTCTTGCAAAAAAAGCAAACTCCAGTATGCCTTGTTTGTATTTCACCTGTCTTTCAAAACACACAATGACTCATTGTATGATTTGTCATCTCAGTGGAAGTTAGTCTTTCTTCAGTTTCTTTAAGCCATTAACCACTCGTTTTCTACTCGGTTTTCTTTTTCGCTTCGCTACATTTGACACTCAGGCGCAAAAAGACAATATGATTCGCCTTTGAGAAATAAGAAGTTAAACTCAACCATCGAAAAGTGTTCAGTTAATTTCACCAcggaagtgaaaaaaaacaaacattgccACCGTCAATTATTCTAACAGAGAAAATCAACTTTTAGAGAACGCGCACGTGTATAGACTGTGTCTCCGTGGCGTGTTTGTAACAACGAGTGGCATTAATGGCCAACGTAACAGCGGCAGGGAATTTTTGCGCACAGCCAACGTCTACATCTTTTGTCGCCCAGGCGTGTTTTCTCGTCTTCATAACCGTCACGGCTTTACTGGGAAATCTCTCGGTTTGTTTGACTGTATTGCTTAATAGTAATCTTCACACGTTTACCAGCTATCTCGTCGCCTCATTGGCTTGCTCGGATCTTTTGGTTGCTACTTTGTCGCTACCGTTTCGCATTAGTCAGACACTCCATAATACCAGATGGTGCCTAAGTGAACAAGCGTGTGTGTTCTGGGTATGGGCTGATTTATTCTGCTGCTGTGCGTCCATCGGCAATTTAGCTTTGATAAGCGTCGACCGCTTTTTGGCCACGAAATACCCCCTCAGATATCACTTGATTGTTACGCGTAAAACGTCCTGGCTGATGCTCTCATCGGTTTGGATTTACTCATTCATCGTAGCCTCGTCTGGCTTGACAAACTGGACTGATCCATCTGGGGCTCTTGTTGAGACTAATCACGGCTGTTACAAGCCAGATCGTTATTTCTATACTTTTGCTGCCATTGTGGGTTTCTTTCTCCCACTTTCGATCATTATATGTGCATACTGCTATATTTTTAAAATCGCCTTGGACCATGTTCGCGCCATCTCGAAAATTACTATGATTGTTCTACCAAGTATACCGCAAAGCAAAGAGAGCAACCAAACATTGTTTAAACAGCAGCTCAAAGCCACCAAGACTTTAGCGATCGTGGTAGGCGCTTTCGTTATCTGCTGGATGCCGACCTTTGTCATTATTTTGATTCAATCTTGGTGTCAAAGCTGCTTGAATagtcaacaaaatcctaaattaAGGGGCTTGTATTCTTTCATCAACGTTGCGTTTGTCTATACGCTACCAAACATTAACTCGGCCATCAATCCTTTTATTTACGTCGTTTTCAGCAAGGATTTGAGGCAGGCTTTTATCAAGACTTTTAAAGGTATTTATCAAGAAATATGTGACATAAGATCAGCGAGAACGAACCCGGAAATAACCAGCCTCACGTGATATCATTCGTTCAGCTGATAATCTGATAATCATCTGTCCAATCATAGTACCGCTGTCGAACGCGGGAACCAATCAAaatcttcgcattttgggtggtcgcctacggaaggttcaactgtaagaaattggcaaattaattttttttaattgtttatttctTAGCAaaagtttaatttcagttggcTTGTCAACGGTTATAGTTTGGAGTTATGACTGACCGTCCCGAAAACCTGGGGCAGTTGGCACTTAACAAAAAAGGAGGAATgttttatagtggaaagtgcaattgtccagctagtttacaggtacTCCGATCAAATAATTCTGAAACAAATGATGGAAATCAAGAGATCATAATAATATGGCTCTTGTGCAAAcagaacataacaggattaaaaaaaaCCCAACTGGCTGGAGGGACCAGTCGGTTATTTATATACAAGCGTGACCAAGGATTTGAGTCGGGatgaccgagaacaaatccggCAAGTccccagagcgggactcgaacccgggaccggccggattgcgagtccgatgCAGTGACCACTCGGCTACACTGCCTCCCATAAAAACCCTATTAACTCgcgttttaaaaaatgttagcCGGCAAACTCAGGAAATAGAAAAGTCATCGTCAAGCTACATCAACTATCATCTTCATTCTATGTATTACGAACTATGTAGCTCAGTAAGCCTTCACGGCAAGGTTAAAACCACTTTACACagcacaaaaaattaattcaaaatggtCTTCACAAAAATCTATCACTTCAGATTTTTATCCACAGGCTCAAAAATTGTAAGAACCACGTTGTATGATGTAATAAACCATGACGCAATAGATAAGGACggatccagaaattttgttaGGGCGGGCCGGCCGGGTCCACCTGTGAACACCGCAAACAGGATTTGCTGGGTTCGACCTATTCAgcctatttttccttttcttttttttccttactaactttttttataattgtagttattttcgttttgttttaatactgcatattttatatttatatattttcttttccccGTTGCTTTTCTCCTTTCTTCCTATTTCTTGCTGTTAGCCTCAAGTGCTGCGTGAGGTTCGGCGACTAACGTATTTCTAGCCTAAGAAATGATCCAAGGGGTACGGGCCTCATCAAACCCTACGCAACTCTAACTAAAGAATTAAAACCGAATGGGCATTGTTGGTTCTGCACTGACCGTATTTTCAGGGTATTCCACTAGCTTTGCTCTGGTATTGACTTTCCGTAACTCGGCATTTGAGTAGGTACTGAACTGTGGAAGTGTCTCCAAAAATGATATCCTTGTTTCCCATTCTTGCTGATGTCCTTTTTTCAAAACCTGCCATGCACAAATGCAATTAAAAACTGAACACCCGACtcaaaaaaaatgataataaggAATGTCACATTACATATCACTAAATGAAATTTGAGGACAGATGGTCTCTACGTCTGGTCGGCTGGAAACGGTACCCCTAAAGCAAATAAGTATGTGGCGATCGGATACCGCGAAGAACGAAAACACGGTGCGAGGAGAATTAAAAAGTTCAACCTACGAAACAGATGTCAAGAAAATAGCCTCTgcttcaggggcggatccaggatttatttttaggagggggtgcactcgtctcttgctctactttcaacactaataaaccacatagtttttttttttttgcagaataccagttgtattataaaaccgcaggtcatctcagggggggggggtgcgcaccccctgcaccctccccctagatccgcccctgtgctTCTTCAGTTAGTTTAGACTAAGAgaagtctcttttttttcttagtccatCGAGCGAAACACGCcgctacgagtacgagattttctcaatactgcgTAGTGCTCGCGCgagaaccagcgtcattttggcgggaaaatttggtagccgtcgtcattctactacgagttttagcgagaatgtcgtggtggcgaaaacaagttatcaaatgttagaagttttatcatttcgCGATCGGGAAAGCACGTAACCTCCTTCACtcaagataacagtgctaacttttcttgtgaaatatagtaaaatagcttaaaatgaagctttcaggGAAggctatattttgagaatacgcgaaaaaacttcaagtcaaatctcctactcgtagtcgttctggTCCTCAAATCTAAACGTCTCTAATTCAAGTCAGTAACACCTATTCTGACTGCTAGATGCTATATACATTGACTATACCCGAAACAAATGCTCACCATATCAAAATCCGGTTTGTCCACTGTCAAGAACTCTGCATCGCCTTTGCAAATAATAGTGGCCGCTCTCTTAATGTCGTGAAGAAGTGCCAGTTCACCAAACGAGTCTCCAGCGAACATCTCCCCAACGATCTGTTGAGTAAAGTAAGCCAAATTTTCTCCTCGCAGTTTAAGGGAACAGTGTCAAAGAGATTTAGCACTACTTGAAACAAAGAAATCGTCCATACCTGAGTAAAAATCGAGTAATTCATGTATTGAGTTACCTGTTAGCCAACTGCtacttaaagggacacagttAGCTATGGGAGCACTGgcctggacactacttttgCCAGTTTCAAAAGCGTTTATCtcaacccgaaatcaaatatacGCGTCcgatacatctagaaatccgcttCAATCCTACCTAGTGTTTCATTCGATCCTCGATTTCCTACTGAAAATCTCTTTCGAATTCGGAAGTATTCGTCGATGTTTGGCTTACCTGGAAAAATCCATCGGTTAATTCTCAATGGTATGTAAAAAAATCAGTGCTCTGATGCCGGTGGCTTAGGGCCTATAATCACGATTTCGGCTTGTAACTAGTTCAACTCTACAAGGTTTGTTTAGAGTATTCTGGAAACACTTTTGTTTCACGCGAGTCTTGCGACatgcaaatcagctaagaaatggCATTTAATGAGCATGTGCATCAGCTTACTGTGTCCCTTTAATCAGATAGCCTTTTGATTTGATGTCTGGACTGAATTTCaagctgtggattccggattccaggcaATGAACTCCGGATTGATTGTCAGTGGAACCTGGATTCTGTATTGCAATAGCTGGCGGGATTCCTGGTTCTTTCCGCTAAAATtatggattccaaagcccaggatttccAATTGCAGAAGAACCGTATTGCCTTAAATTACCCGGGGGGAATCTGGGCCCACTGCCTGCTTCAACTTTGAAGAACgaatttttgtctttccctttgCTTTAAGGACCCAAGAGAACTCAACCATGCTGCCTCAAGTTTATAGCAGATGAAAGTCTTACTGATCGCAGTTCTCCGGTTTTTCGGACCTCGCGGGGAAATGACATTGCTTCGAATTATCGAGGGAAAAAATTCCTTTAAGTCGGGAAGTCATGGaatgcaaaaattttttttccgaaTGAGTTAATTTAAGATTGAAACTTGCAATCTGACGAAGAGATTACGCTTGAACGTCAGCTTGAAGCTAACGATCATTGCAAGCCTTTTGTCAAAACCAGTAAGGCATTGGTATGAGGAGAGCAACATAAACTGCCAGCTGTTTGAATGTAGATGGGCCCatttaagggggggggggggggtaaaggGGGGTGAAGGGGGTGTTAAAGGAGCAGCAGCAGTTTGTGGTGTCTTTATTAATAACCTGTTTGTTGGTGATTCCTGTTACTTTATCTTTCTCTTCCACTTGCACTAACACGATTCCGCCCACAATGAAATACATCGATCTTCCAGAATGACCTGTGTTCAAGATGGAGACAGCTAtaatttaaactatttttttggtttatcaCAACAAATTACGGTCTGCCATAGGACCATAAGTCGCCTTAGACCACTTGAATCAATCagttaattaatcaattaattaattggtTCAGGGACTATCAAAATGCAGTGGACATTTTATCGTACGTCCTACGCTTTCTACGCCGGATAATCGATTC
The sequence above is a segment of the Porites lutea chromosome 3, jaPorLute2.1, whole genome shotgun sequence genome. Coding sequences within it:
- the LOC140929529 gene encoding alpha-1A adrenergic receptor-like, yielding MANVTAAGNFCAQPTSTSFVAQACFLVFITVTALLGNLSVCLTVLLNSNLHTFTSYLVASLACSDLLVATLSLPFRISQTLHNTRWCLSEQACVFWVWADLFCCCASIGNLALISVDRFLATKYPLRYHLIVTRKTSWLMLSSVWIYSFIVASSGLTNWTDPSGALVETNHGCYKPDRYFYTFAAIVGFFLPLSIIICAYCYIFKIALDHVRAISKITMIVLPSIPQSKESNQTLFKQQLKATKTLAIVVGAFVICWMPTFVIILIQSWCQSCLNSQQNPKLRGLYSFINVAFVYTLPNINSAINPFIYVVFSKDLRQAFIKTFKGIYQEICDIRSARTNPEITSLT